The Agromyces sp. G08B096 DNA window CACCTGGAAGGTCTTGAAGGGGCCGAGCTCGGGGACCCCGGCGGCGCCCGGCTCGACGGGTCGGGCCCCGCGCTCGAGGTCGCGCTCGTCGAGCACGGGAGCCTGGTCGAGCACGAAGCCCGCCGCCGCGAGCGCGTCGCCGTCGCGCCAGGCGACCACCTTCCAGAACCGCAGCGGCACTCGGATGCCCCGGTACGGCGGATCGCCCGCGGCCAGCACCGGCGCCGTGCACACGGACAGCCGCAGGTCGTTGACGTCGGCGAAGGCGAGGACCTGGTCTTCGAGCCCGAGCCAGAGCTCCTTCGACTGGTTGAACCCCGACGCCTGCGGCGCGGCGTTGGGGTACCGGAAGGTGTCGGCGTTGGCGCGCGCCGCGACGGCGGGGGCGCCCCACACCGGGTCGCGGCGCCGCACGAGGTGCCCGCGGTCGAGGTCGTTGGCCGCGTACACTTCGGGCCCGGCCTGCCAGTCGGCGGGGATGCGCTCGTCGAGCTGCCAGTCGTCGCCGCGTTCGAGGTCGAGCAGTGCGGCCCCGTCGACGTTCACCCCGGTGACCTGGGCGAGACGCCGCACGGTGTCGAGCACGACCGTGAAGTGCAGGTAGTCGAGGTCGACGCAGGCCTCGGCCTCCGACTCGGGGACTCGCGGCAGCGCCGCCTCCACACCCAGGAACCGCGCGTCGAAGCCCATGCCGAGAGTCGATCACGCTCCGCCGACATGGGTCGGGCGAACCGCCGCGAGCTGGGTCACTCGAGCTCGCGCAGTCGCGCCACCACCCCGCCGCCCTGCGCCGTGCGCCGCTCCCAGCCGACCGCGATGGCCAGCAGCACCGCCCCGGCGGTCGCCAGGGTGATCCACCAGGGCATCGCACCGACGGTGCGGTCGAGCTGCGCGGCGAACACGACGATGTTCTCGAGCGGCAGCACCGCGAGACCGAGCAGGAACGGCGCGGCGAGCTTCCGCGTCGCCCCGACGAGGATCGCGACGAGCGCCATCGCGATGACGAGGATCGGCCGGTAGAGCTGCGGGTCGGTGCCGGTGGCGAGCACCGACGGCAGCAGCGTCAGCACGATGCCCGGCCCGAGGAGCGACCATGAACCGCGGAATCCCATCGGCCAGGACGCGAGCGAGGGGCGGATGCCCGAGGCCTGCGCTCGCATCCCGATCACGCCGGCGACGACGACCGCGAGACCGAGGGGCAGCGAGAACACCTCGACCCGCAGGTCGCGGGCGCTCCAGCCGGCGACACCCGCCGCCCACGCGAGGGCGTACGTGAACCAGAACGGCGGGAGCACGGCCGGATGCCTCCGCGCGAGCGCGACCCCCGTCATCGCGACGGCGAGCAGGAGGAGCATCAGCGTCCAGAGCGACCAGATCGTGAGCCAGTCGCGGTGCGCCGCCGCCACCGGCCCCGCCACGAGGAAGGCGAGCGCGGGGGCGAGCGCCCAGCGCGCACCCGGCGCGCCCGCCCGCCGGGCCAGCAGTCCGGCCCAGGCCGCGATCGCCGCGGCGGCGACCGACACCCCGAGCACGGGGAGCATCGTCTGGTCGGCCGCGTCGACCGGCGCGGGGTCGATGCCGAGTCCCCAGCGGACGGCCTGCACCGGCCACGCACCGGCGGCGGCCACCGCCGCGACCGCGAGCGGGCGCCGGAGCCCCGCGAGGCGCTCGTTCCAGTCCGTCAGCCGGCCCGCGACCAGGCCCGCCGCCGCCAGCAGCACCGCGGCGATCTCGAGCCCGGTCGCGCGGGCCGCGCCGCCCTCAGCCCCGAGGACGAGAAGCAGGAGCGACGGCGCGACGGCGGCTCCGAGCCCCGCGAGGAGCAGCGGCCGGCCGCGGCCGCCGCGCGCGACCCCGACGACGCCGACGACCATCGCGGCGAGCGCGGGCGGCAGCGTGTACGGCTCCACCACGTCGACACCCCCGAGGGCGAGCAGGCTCCACAGCGCGCCGGTCCAGGCCGCGGCCGCAGCCGGCCACCCGTACCGGCGACCGGCGAACACCCGCGCCGCGACCGCGCCGAAGCCGAGCACCAGGAGCACGAGCGCGGCGATGCCCGGCCCCGCCGCCTCGCGCACGAGCGCGAGCAGCACCGCGATGACGGCGGTCGCGAGCGACGACCCCTCGATCGCAAGCCTCACGCCCGTGGCATCCGCGTCGGAGCGCCCGCGCCGCCGCATCGCGACCTCGACCCAGGCGCTCAGCGGCACCGCGACCGCGACGATGACCGCGATCGCGGGCAGGACGACGGGCGAGCCGCTCATCTCGAGGAACTGGGCGCCGGCGCTGACCGCCACGACCGCGAGCGCCGGCACCAGCAGCGCGGCGGCCACGGCGCGGACGACGGGGTTCAGGCCCGGGCGGCGGGTGAGCACCAGGGCGAGGGCGAGCGCGAAGATCACACCCGTCGAGAGCGCCGTCCACCCGCTGCGCTCGACGAGCACGGTACCGACCCCCGCGAGGAACGGCGCCGCCGTGACGAGGAGGATCGCGTACCAGTCGGCCGCCCGGACTCGACGGATCAGCGTCGCCGCGAGGGCGAACAGGCCGGCGAACGCCGTGGTGAGGCAGAGCACGGGCAGCCAGTCGAGGCCGGCGCGGTCGAGCGCAGTCGCGAGCACCACCAGCAGATACGCGTACGCGGCGGCGTGGTGCACGGGTCGCGCGGGTGCCGGCACCGTGCGGGCGACGAGGAGCAGCACGACCACGGCGCCGATGCCGACGGGTACCACCGTCGGCGGCGCGGTCCACGACACGAGGACGGCGCCGGCCACCGCGCTGTGCGCGAACGCGACGATCGGCGCTCGGACCGCCGCGCCCGCACGCGCCAGGCGTGAGCGCGGCACGACGACGATCAGCGTCGCGAGAACCGCCCCGGCGAGCAGAGCCGCCGCCCGCCACTCCGGTGCGAGGGCGGGCCAGGTCCCGAGCACGAGCGGCGCGGCGGCGGCGGGCCAGAGCCCCGCGATCAGCATCGTCACGGGGGTGCGGCCCCGGTCGCGACGGCGCATCACCGCGGCCGCGACGACGAGGCCGGCCGCCGCGGCGGCGAACCCGAGCGCCGCGGCCGGGATCGACAGGTCCGGGCCGGCGACGCCGACCGGGGAGGGCCAGGTTGACGCCGGCTCGGGGCTCGACCCACCATGACCGCCGCCGACCGCGAGCAGGACGTCGGACCCGGCCCGCAGCGCCGTCGCGAACGGCATGAACGTGGCCGCGGCGAGCACGGTGAGCGCGCCCCCGCGGAGTGGGGCGGCCGCGACGAGGCGCCCGGTGGCCGCCCCGGTCGCGGCCACCACGACGGCCGCGGCGAGCGGCACCAGGGCCAGCAGCCAGTCGGACTCGATCCGCTCGGCTCGGAGCGGCACGCTCACGGCGGCGGCCGCCGCGAAGAACCCCGCCAGCCAGGCCCACCAGCGACGGGCGGCGAAGCGCCCGGATGCCGCGGCCAGCACCGCGATCGACCCGAGCAGTGCCGCCGGCCCGACGAGCCGGGCGAACTCGGCGTCTGCGGGGAGGAAGATCACCTGCACGGGCACGACAGCTGCGGCAAAGGTCTGCACGACGGTGATACCGCCCCGCTCCGCCCGGAGCGTCGCGCCGAACCGGCGCCCGAACGGGCCGAGGGCGGCGAGGAGGCCGACCCCGGCGGCGACGACCGCGACATGCCCCCAGGCCGCCCACCAGCCCCCGCCCGCGTACCCGAACATCGCCGGCGTCACCGTGAGCCAGACCGACCCGAGCCACAGCCAGGTGCGCAGCCGCACGGCCCACGCGATCGCCAGCGTGGCACCCCCGGCGACGGCGGATCCGAGTCCCGCGAACAGCCAGGCGCCGGTACCCTCCGGGGCCGCGTCGGCGAACGCCTGCACGTCGAGCACGAGGAAGACCATGCCGAGGGCGCCGATCGCCTCGGCGGAGAAGCGCAGGCTCCGGCGTGCGAGCAGCCAGGCGCCGCCGAGGAAGACGGCGGTCACGATCGCGATGACGATCGTGCGCGTCGCGACGTCGAGGTCGGGGTTGAGGAAGGTGAACACGACGGCGGCCACGGCGACGAGCGCAGCGCCGGCGACCGCGAGCACGGACTGCACGCTCACGAGCGAGGCGGGCGCGTCGGGCGACGTCGTGGCGGTCGCCGCGGCGGGCAGCGACCCCGCGCGGGGTGCCGGGTCGGCGGGCGGAGCGGGCGCGGCCGTCTCGGCCTCGGCGGCTGCCGCGGTCGCCACCGGCGCGACGCGGGGCACGTCGGCGACGGCAGCGACAGGCGCCGCCGCCTCCACGGGAGGAACCGCCCACGCCCGAGCGGACGGCGCCGGCGCGGCGACGGCGGCGGTCGGCACGAGCGCGAGCAGCGCGGCGCGCTCGCGGATCGCGTCGGCGGCACGCACGGATGCCGCGTACACCGCCGCTCCCTCGGATCCGCCGAGCATCGCGCCGCACGTCCGGCAGGTCTGCGCATCGAGCACGGCGCCGCAGCGGGGGCAGCGCTCGGCGTCGAGGAGATAGGCGGCCGCCCTGGCGTTCCAGTCGTCGGTCATCCCCGGAGTCCAGGGACGATGGGCACTCAGGCACCGTTTTCCACACCCCGCGCGAGCCGAGAACGGCGAAGCGGGATGCCCCGTCGAGGCATCCCGCTTCGTATTCGGTTCAGGCGGCGGCGACGCGCGTCGCCTTCGCCAGGTTCGCTTCCAGCTCGGCGACGTCCTGCCGGGGGGGCGTACGCGGGCTGGTCGCGCTCGACGCGCCAGCTCTCGGCGAGGGAGCCGATCACGACGGTGTCGAACCCGAGCTCGTCGTAGAGGCGGGTGACGAACTCGGCGGCCTCCGGGAAGTCGCTCGCCGTGGCGAGGGCGCGCCGTCCGGGGGTGCCGGCGGGCGACCCGGTCGACCGGATCTCGAGCGCCGCGATGTGGTTGAACGCCTTCGCGACCTTCGAGTCCGCCAGGTGCGCCTGCAGCAGGCCCGAGCTCGTCGCCGCGCCGCGGTCGAGCTCGTCGACGTGGCCGTCGCGCTCCCAGTAGTAGTTGTTCGTGTCGAGCACGATCTTGCCCGCGAGCGGGGCGACCGGGATGTCGCCGATGGCGTGGAACGGCACGGTGACGACGACGACCTCGCCGGCGGCCGCCGCCTCCTCGACCGTCGCAGCCGTGGCGAGCGGGCCCAGCTCGGCGACGAGTTCGGCGAGCGTCTCGGGCCCTCTCGAGTTCGCGATCACCACCTCGTGTCCGCGCGCCGTGAGCGCCCCCGCGAGCGTGCCGCCGATGTTGCCGGCCCCGATGATCCCGAATCTCGTGTTCGTCATGCGCATCGGCAACGCGGCCGCGACGGCGGGCATTCCCGGATGGTCGTACCGTGACGCGTCCACTGGGTCATCGGCGACGTCAGCCGGCCGCGAGCAGCACGCCGCCGAGCGCCGTGCCGGCGACCACCAGAGTCGAGATCGCGCCGAGCGCGACGGGGCGGAGCCCCACCCGGCGGAGCACCGAGATCCGCACGTTCGCCCCGAGCGCGAACATCGCGGCGGCGAGCAGCACCGTCTGCACGATCCCCGCCGCGTGCACCGCCTCGACGGGAACGAGCCCGGACGAGCGCACGAGCATGAGGGCGATGAAGCCGACCACGAACAGCGGCACGATCGGAGGCCGCGCGGCCGAGGCATCCGTTCGACGCAGCTCGCGCCGGCGCCGGAACGACACGATCGCGAGCACGGGGGCGAGCATGAGCACGCGCGCGAGCTTCACCACCACCGCGGCCGCGAGCGCGGCGCCGCCGAGCGCGGACCCCGCGGCGACGACCTGGGCGACCTCGTGGATCGACCCGCCCGCCCAGAGGCCGGCGTCGACCTCGGCGAGCCCGAGGGCGCCGGCGGCGAGCGGCACGAGCGGGATCATCAGCGTGCCGAACACCACCACGAGGGCGAGCGCGGTGACGACGTCCTCCTCCTCGGACTCGACGACGCCGTCGACGGCCGCGACGGCAGCGGCACCGCAGATCGAGAAGCCGCAGGCGATGAGCAGGCGCTGCGCGGGCGGCACGCCGAGCCAGCGCCCGGCGGCGAGGGTCGCGCCGATGCCGACGGCCACGATCGCGACCACGACGGCGATCATGCCGGGCCCGAGGGCGAGGATGTCGCCGAGCACGAGCTGGAGTCCGAGCAGCACGATGCCGATGCGGAGCACGCGCTTCGCGGCGACGGCGAGTCCGGGCTCGAGCGCGGCGGGCAACGGCAGCAGATTGCGGGCGAGCACGCCGAGCACGATCGCGACGAGCAGCGCGCTCACGGCCGGCAACACGAGGGTCGCCGCGAGCGATGCGCCGGCGGCGAGCGCGGCGACGGCGAGGCCGGGTGCGAGGGTCGCGGCCCGGCGACGCAGGGATGCCCCGGGCGCGGTGGTGCTCATCGTTCCAGCGTCTGCGGCGTCGGGCGCCCGCGGTAGCCGTCGGTTCGGCATCGAGGCATATCATTCGGATATGACTGACCCGCGGCATTCGCGCGCCGGCCGCGGGGCCTGGCCCGATCTCGCGGTGCTCGAGCTGCTCGTCGCCGTCTCCGAGCACGGCGGCCTCGGTGCTGCGGCCCGCGCCATCGGGATGGCGCAGCCGAACGCGAGCCGCGCGATGGCCAGGCTCGAACGCTCGCTCGGCCTCGAGCTGCTGGAGCGCCACCCGCGCGGTTCCCGCCTCACGCCTGAGGGGGCGACCGTCGCCGACTGGGCACGGCGCGTCCTCGACGAGGCGCGCGAGCTCATGACGGCGAGCACCGCGCTCCGAGCCGGGCGCGCGGCCTCGCTCGACGTCGCCGCGAGCATGACCGTCGCCGAGTACCTCGCGCCGGCGTGGCTCGCCGAGCTCCGCCGGGTGCGGGCGACCGAGGTGCGCCTGCGTGTGGCCAACTCGACCGAGGTCGTCGACCTCGTCTCGTCGGGCGCGTGCGAGGTCGGGTTCATCGAATCGCCCGACGTCGCGGGCGGCCTCCGCAGCGCCACGGTGGCGCACGACCGGCTCGTCGTGGTCGTCGCGCCGGGGCATCCGTGGGCGCGCCGGCGGCGCCCCGTGACCATCGCCGAGCTCGCCGCGACACCGCTCGTGGTCCGCGAGGCCGGGTCGGGCACCCGAACGACGCTCGCGTACGCCCTCGCCGGCCACGAGGTGGTGCCGCCCACGCTCGAGCTCGGCAGCAACGCGGCCGTACGGGTCAGCGTGGAGTCGGGAGCCGGGCCGGCCGTGCTGAGCGAACTCGCGGTGGCGGGCTGGATCGACCGCGGTGAGCTGGTCGAAGTGCGCATCGACGGGCTCGACCTGCGGCGGAGCATCCGTGCGGTCTGGCGGCCGGGTGCGCAGCCGACGGATGCCGCGGCCGAGCTCGTCGCGATCGCCGCGCGCTCCCGCCACGCCCGCCCGGCCTGAGGCGCGCCGCTCCGCCTCCGCGCACGCACCCTCCGCCTCCGCGCGCTCGCGCGTGCTCGCACCCTCCCCCGCCGCGCCAGTTCGCGGCGACTGCGCCACCCCGCCCGCACTCCCGCCCCGCCTCCGCGCCGGCGACCGAAGGCGGGCGACCGACCGGCACGACGTGGAGCGCGGGCCCGCGCATCCGAACATTGAACTTTTCGGTTCAGTGTTCTACACTGAACCACATGGTTCAGCAACAGGCACTCGATCGGACGTTCGCCGCCCTGGCCGACGAGACGCGACGGGGCATCCTCATCCGCCTCGGCGACGGCCCGGCCACGATCAGCGAGCTCGCGCAGCCCACGGGCATGACGCTCACCGGCATCCGCAAGCACGTGGACGTGCTGGTCGACGCCGGGCTCGTCGCGACCGAGAAGGTCGGCCGCACCAGGCGGTGCCGCCTCGGCACCGAGCGATTGGACGACGCCATGGCCTGGATCGGCTTCTACCAGCGGCTCTGGGAGCGCCGCCTCGACGGCCTCGACGCGTACTTCACACTGCGCGCCGGCACCGGCCGACGCCCGGGTGACGAGTCCGGTCCGCAACGGACCGGCAACGCCGACGCCGACACCACCGACACCGACACCACGAAGGGAACGGAATCATGACCGACGCCACCGAGGAGGCCATCGGCCTCACCATGTCGCGGGTGCTGCCCGCGACGCCCGAGGACGTCTTCGACGCGTACACCGACGCAGAACAGCAGAAGATCTGGTTCTCGATCCTCGACGAGGAGCCCGGGATCGTGGAGATCGAGGTCGACCTGCGGGTGGGCGGAGTACAGACCGCCGTCTGGGGCCCCGACCGCGACACCCTCTTCCGCGAGGTGCAGACCTTCCTCGAGATCGACCGGCCCAACCGGCTCGTCACGTCGTCCACGGGCACCGACCCGAGCGGCCAGGAGATGAGGACCCGCGTCGAGGTCACCTTCGAGCCGGTCGACGGCGGCACGCTGATGACCGTGCAGCAGACCGGCTTCCCGACGCCCGAGGTGCGGGACTTCTTCCAGACCATGGCGTGGGTCGGCGCGTTCGACCGCATCCAGGCCTATCTCGAGCGCCGCTGACGCGCCGGTGCGGATCCGCCGTGCCGGATCCGCACCCCGCTGTCAACGCCTCGACGGGATGCCTCGCCCCGGCGCAGCATCGAAGCACGGGCGGCCGTGAACCGGCGCGAGGACCCGAGCAGTCACGAGCACCACGGGAGGACGAGATGAGCGACGGACCCATCGAGGAGGGCGCGACCGAGGCGTCGCGCGAAGAGCAGATCCGCGGCATCCTCAACCAGGTGCAGGAGGACGTGCGCATGGGGCATGCGCACGACGAGGAGGAGCTGCTGCGTCAGCGGCTCCACGAGGCCGGCATCTCGGTGCGGGAGGACGAGCTGCGGCTCTACCTGCAGTAGCCCCTGCAGCCCCATTCGCATACGCTCACGCAACATCGGGCGCGCTTGGCTGGGCTCATGCCAGCCAGCACTCCCCTGCACGAGGCCGACACCCGCACCGAGCCTGCGACCCGGGGCCGCGGGTTCGTGGCCGTCCTGTTCGCCGTCTACCTCGCGCTGCTCGTCTGGCTCGTGCTGTGGAAGCTCCAGCCGCCGTGGATCGGCACCGACGCCGACCGCGTCGTGAAGCTGGTGCCGTTCGTCGCGGCGGGCGGCGAGGGGGCGAGCAATCCACGCGAGGTCCTCGCGAACCTGCTGCTGTTCGTGCCGTTCGGGCTCTACCTCGGGCTGCTCGCACCGCGATGGCCGTGGTGGCGCAGCACCGCGGTCCTCGCCGGCGTCAGCCTCGGCCTCGAGCTGGCCCAGTTCGTCCTCGCGGTGGGCAGCACCGATCTCACCGACGTCCTCGTCAACACCGCGGGCGGCGGCGTCGGGCTCGCGCTGCTCGCGCTCGCCCGCCGAGCGCTGCGGGGACATACGGCCGCCGTGCTCGGACCGGTCTGCGCGGTCGGGACGGCGGTGGCGGTACTCGCCACGGTGCTGGTCGTCGCCTCCCCCGTCCGCTTCGGGCCGCCCGATCGCGGCGGCCTCCGCGACGCCGAGCCGGCGCCGCACTCACTGACGCCCTGATCCGGCGGCGAGCACTCCGGCGCTGGACGGCGGGCGACGCCCGGCGGGGGTGGACCTCCCGTCGGCCGATGATGCGACGATGGCGTGATGAACGCGAAGCGCATCCTCTTCATCGGCGGCACCGGCGTCATCAGCTCGGCGTGCGTCCGGCAGGCCGTCGCCGCAGGACACGAGGTCAGCGTGCTGAACCGCGGCACGACCTCGACGCGGCCGCTGCCCGAGGGCGTCCGCTCGATCGCCGCCGACATCCGCGACCCCGAGGCGACGGATGCCGCGCTCGAGGCGGCAGGCAGTGACTTCGACGTCGTCGCCGAGTTCCTCGCCTTCACCACCGACCAGGTGCAGGCCGACCTCGACCGCTTCGAAGGCCGGGTGGGCCAGTACGTCTTCATCAGCTCGGCGTCGGCGTACCAGACGCCGCCCTCGCGGCTGCCCGTCACCGAGTCCACGCCGCTGCGGAACCCGGTCTGGCAGTACTCGCGCGACAAGATCGCGTGCGAAGACCTGCTCGTCGCGGCGTACCGCGATCGCGGCGTCCCGGCCACGATCGTCCGGCCGTCGCACACCTACGACGAGACCCTGCTGCCCACGCTCGGCCACTGGACCGACATCGCCCGCATGCGGGCGGGCAAGCCCGTCGTGGTGCACGGCGACGGCACGAGCCTCTGGACCATCACGCACGCACGCGACTTCGCCGTCGCCTTCACGGGCCTGCTCGGCAACCCGATGGCGGTCGGCGAGGCGTTCCACATCACGGGCGACCACGCCCCGACCTGGAACCAGATCTACGGATGGCTCGGCGACGCCGCCGGCGTGGAGCCGGAGCTCGTGCACGTGGCATCCGAGACCATCGCCGCCGTGCATCCGGAGTGGGGCCCCGGCCTCATCGGCGACAAGGCGAACTCGATGGTGTTCGACAACGCGAAGGTGCGCGCGCTCGTGCCCGAGTTCCGCACGACGGTGCGGTTCGACGAGGGCGCGCGCGAGATCGTCGAGTGGTACGACGCGCACCCCGAGCAGCAGGTCGTCGACCCCGTCGCCGACGCCGCGTTCGAGCGGATCCTCGCGCTGCCGCGCGGCTGAGCGTCCGCTCACGCCGCGCGCGACACCTCCGCTCAGGCCGCGCGCGACTCCCCCGCTCGCAGCAGCCGACGGCTGAGCGCGCTCGCCTCGGTGACCTCGAGCAGCCTCGCCGCGCCGTCGAGCGGGTCCGACGTGCCCACGCGGATCGCCGCCCCGGGGAAGACCTGGCGCACGGCCGCCTCGAACCCGGCCGCCACGTGGGCCGACCGGAACACGCCGCCGACGGCGCGGACCTCCGGCGCGGCGGCCAGATCCTCGCCGACGCGGCGAAGCCCGGTCACCGCCGAGAGGGCGAGCTCGCGGGCGGCGCGGTGCACGATCGCCGCCGCGACGCGGTCGTCGGCGGCGAGTGCGGTGACCGCGCGCGCGTACGCCGCGATGCGCTGCACCCGGTCGGGCGCGGCCTGCAGCTCGATGTAGGCGCTCTCGAGGTCGTCGAAGTCGGCCCGGACGGCGTCGGTGAGCGCGGTCGCCGGTCCGCGACCGTCGACCTCTCGCATGACGGCCTCCAGGGCTTCACGCCCGATCCAGTAGCCGCTGCCGGCGTCGCCCATGAGGTTGCCCCACCCGTCGACGCGCGCCACGTCGCGGGCGCCGACCGCGAGGGTGACCACGCCGGTGCCCGCGGCGGTCACGACACCTCGCTCGTCGCCGAGCGCACCGAGGTAGGCCGTTACGGAGTCATGCGCGAGCGTGACCGATCGGGCGCCCAGCGCCCGGGCGGCGTCGAGCAGCGCTCCGGCGTCGGCGTCCCGGTCGGTGAGCCCCGAGACGCCGACGCCCACGGCCTCGGCGCGTACCCCGCGCGCGCCGGCGAGGGCCAGCACGTCGACGAGCTGGGGCAGCAACGGCAGGTCGGTGCGGATGCCCGGCGCGGCCCACTCCTCGGAGGTCCCGTCGACGAGGTGCCTGACCTTGATGCCGGTCTGGCCCGCGTCGATCGCGAGCACGGCGCTCATGCGGAGGTCCTCGCGCGGTACGTCGCGCGCAGGAACTCGCCCGCGGGCTTGCCGTACGGGCAGTAGTCGTCGTTGCCTGGGGCATCCGCTGCGTCGTAGAGCGCGGCGGGCCAGTCCCACAGCATGACGCCGCCGACCCATGCTCGCTCGTCGCACGCCTCGAACATCTCGCGGTAGTACGCCAGCTGCGCCTCGCCCGACGGCTCGCCCGCGAGGGTCCAGTCGTTCGGCCGGGCCGGCGAGCCGACGCGCGAGGGGCAGCCGGCCTCCATGAAGAAGAAGGGCTTCGCGGATGCCGCGACGACGGGTTCGATGCGATCGAGCTCCGCCCGCCAGCGGTCGATCGGGTAGTACCCGCTCGAGCTGATGACGTCGACCGCGTCCCACCAGGTGAGGCGGTCCTCCTGGTATTTGTCGCAGTTGTACGTGATGGGTCCGGTGTACACCTCGCGCACGGCGCCGATGAGGGCGCGCCATTCCGCCTCGCGGGCGTCCGCGCGCACCATCTCGCAGCCGATGCAGAGCAGGTCGCAGCCCTCGGCCTCGGCCAGTCGGGCCGCGTGCAGGATGAACTCGCGGTACGACGCGAACCATTCCGCCCAGGTGGGCTCACCCGGGACGTCCTGGTCGAAGAACCCGATGTGGGCGCGCCAGGTGCCGTCGGCGACGTTCACGACGGGCTTCAGGCACACCTTGAGCCCGAGCGCCTTCGCCTCGCGGATGGCGGCGACGATCTCGGCGTCGGTCACGGTGGGCTCGTCGCGGAAGCGCACCTCGGTCGACTGCGCGGTGTCCTGGAGGGCGGCGTAGGCGAGCGCGGTCCAGTTCACGCCGTGCTCGGCCATGCGGCGCATCGACTCGGATGCCTCGGGCTTGGCCCAGCTGCCCCGCACTCCGGTCCAGCCCCAGGTCATGCCCGCGACGTACGGGACGAGCCGAGACCCCGCCTCGACGGGCGTCACCGCGCGACCAGTTCGTTCATCGTGCGGAGCACGCGGGGGTCGGCGAAGGCGCCGGGCTCGATGGCCCTGCGGTGCGTGACGACGAAGGACGCCGTCTCACCGGGCAGCAGCGTGACCAGTCCGTCCTCGGTGGAGGCGCCGGGGTCGAGCTTGTCGACGAGCAGGGCGAGGTCGCGCACGAGGTTCGCCGCGCGGACCCGCACCTCGGTGCCGCCGTCGATCGGCAGGGCGTCGACCGCGAGGCGGGCCGGCTCGAGCATCGAGTCGCGCGGCTCGGCGAAGAACCACAACCCCCGCTCGGTGCCGGCGTCCGCGCTGAGCAGCTCGGCCGACGCATCCCTCGGCTGCGCGACACCCCCGTCGATCGGCACGGTCGCCGTGCCGTGGGCGGGCACGTGGAAGGGCACCGACTGCTCGGCGAGGGTCGCGCCGTCGAAGCCGAGCCGGCGCACGACGAGGTCGCCCGACCACGGGGCATCCGTGTCGTTGCCGAGCACGGCCCCGAGGCCGCCATCGCGCGGTTGCACGCTGACGACCCGCGGCGCGAACGCGATGCGGAGGGCGTGCCACAGCGGCTTCAGCCGCTCGTCGCCGTCGATCGCGGCCCACGAGGTGACCGGCCAGCAGTCGTTCAGCTGCCAGACGACGGCTCCCATCGTGTGCGGCGCCGAGGCTCGGAAGTGCTCGAGCGCGAACCGCACGGCGTCGGCCTGGTTGAGCTGCATCGCCCAGTGCCACGTCTCCATGTCGCGGGGCACGCGCAGGTGCGGCACGAGTCCGCCGGTGAGCTTGGCGTTGCCCTCCATGGCCTTCTGGTGCACGATCATGCCGGGCGACTCGGGGGT harbors:
- a CDS encoding metalloregulator ArsR/SmtB family transcription factor; amino-acid sequence: MVQQQALDRTFAALADETRRGILIRLGDGPATISELAQPTGMTLTGIRKHVDVLVDAGLVATEKVGRTRRCRLGTERLDDAMAWIGFYQRLWERRLDGLDAYFTLRAGTGRRPGDESGPQRTGNADADTTDTDTTKGTES
- a CDS encoding SDR family oxidoreductase; the protein is MNAKRILFIGGTGVISSACVRQAVAAGHEVSVLNRGTTSTRPLPEGVRSIAADIRDPEATDAALEAAGSDFDVVAEFLAFTTDQVQADLDRFEGRVGQYVFISSASAYQTPPSRLPVTESTPLRNPVWQYSRDKIACEDLLVAAYRDRGVPATIVRPSHTYDETLLPTLGHWTDIARMRAGKPVVVHGDGTSLWTITHARDFAVAFTGLLGNPMAVGEAFHITGDHAPTWNQIYGWLGDAAGVEPELVHVASETIAAVHPEWGPGLIGDKANSMVFDNAKVRALVPEFRTTVRFDEGAREIVEWYDAHPEQQVVDPVADAAFERILALPRG
- a CDS encoding putative sulfate exporter family transporter; its protein translation is MSTTAPGASLRRRAATLAPGLAVAALAAGASLAATLVLPAVSALLVAIVLGVLARNLLPLPAALEPGLAVAAKRVLRIGIVLLGLQLVLGDILALGPGMIAVVVAIVAVGIGATLAAGRWLGVPPAQRLLIACGFSICGAAAVAAVDGVVESEEEDVVTALALVVVFGTLMIPLVPLAAGALGLAEVDAGLWAGGSIHEVAQVVAAGSALGGAALAAAVVVKLARVLMLAPVLAIVSFRRRRELRRTDASAARPPIVPLFVVGFIALMLVRSSGLVPVEAVHAAGIVQTVLLAAAMFALGANVRISVLRRVGLRPVALGAISTLVVAGTALGGVLLAAG
- a CDS encoding VanZ family protein, translating into MPASTPLHEADTRTEPATRGRGFVAVLFAVYLALLVWLVLWKLQPPWIGTDADRVVKLVPFVAAGGEGASNPREVLANLLLFVPFGLYLGLLAPRWPWWRSTAVLAGVSLGLELAQFVLAVGSTDLTDVLVNTAGGGVGLALLALARRALRGHTAAVLGPVCAVGTAVAVLATVLVVASPVRFGPPDRGGLRDAEPAPHSLTP
- a CDS encoding SRPBCC domain-containing protein, which codes for MTDATEEAIGLTMSRVLPATPEDVFDAYTDAEQQKIWFSILDEEPGIVEIEVDLRVGGVQTAVWGPDRDTLFREVQTFLEIDRPNRLVTSSTGTDPSGQEMRTRVEVTFEPVDGGTLMTVQQTGFPTPEVRDFFQTMAWVGAFDRIQAYLERR
- a CDS encoding DNA/RNA non-specific endonuclease, with product MGFDARFLGVEAALPRVPESEAEACVDLDYLHFTVVLDTVRRLAQVTGVNVDGAALLDLERGDDWQLDERIPADWQAGPEVYAANDLDRGHLVRRRDPVWGAPAVAARANADTFRYPNAAPQASGFNQSKELWLGLEDQVLAFADVNDLRLSVCTAPVLAAGDPPYRGIRVPLRFWKVVAWRDGDALAAAGFVLDQAPVLDERDLERGARPVEPGAAGVPELGPFKTFQVPIADIAALTGLDLSEYVAADRFPPTLRAAGWRRLDEPGDVIL
- a CDS encoding BadF/BadG/BcrA/BcrD ATPase family protein; the protein is MSAVLAIDAGQTGIKVRHLVDGTSEEWAAPGIRTDLPLLPQLVDVLALAGARGVRAEAVGVGVSGLTDRDADAGALLDAARALGARSVTLAHDSVTAYLGALGDERGVVTAAGTGVVTLAVGARDVARVDGWGNLMGDAGSGYWIGREALEAVMREVDGRGPATALTDAVRADFDDLESAYIELQAAPDRVQRIAAYARAVTALAADDRVAAAIVHRAARELALSAVTGLRRVGEDLAAAPEVRAVGGVFRSAHVAAGFEAAVRQVFPGAAIRVGTSDPLDGAARLLEVTEASALSRRLLRAGESRAA
- a CDS encoding LysR family transcriptional regulator; translation: MTDPRHSRAGRGAWPDLAVLELLVAVSEHGGLGAAARAIGMAQPNASRAMARLERSLGLELLERHPRGSRLTPEGATVADWARRVLDEARELMTASTALRAGRAASLDVAASMTVAEYLAPAWLAELRRVRATEVRLRVANSTEVVDLVSSGACEVGFIESPDVAGGLRSATVAHDRLVVVVAPGHPWARRRRPVTIAELAATPLVVREAGSGTRTTLAYALAGHEVVPPTLELGSNAAVRVSVESGAGPAVLSELAVAGWIDRGELVEVRIDGLDLRRSIRAVWRPGAQPTDAAAELVAIAARSRHARPA